Proteins co-encoded in one Mycobacterium mantenii genomic window:
- the ipdC gene encoding (3aS,4S,5R,7aS)-5-hydroxy-7a-methyl-1-oxo-octahydro-1H-indene-4-carboxyl-CoA dehydrogenase, producing MKLRTPLTELVGVEHPVVQTGMGWVAGARLVAATANAGGLGILASATMTLDELATAISKVKAATDKPFGVNIRADAADAGDRVDLMIREGVKVASFALAPKQELIARLKEAGAVVIPSIGAAKHARKVAAWGADAMIVQGGEGGGHTGPVATTLLLPSVLDAVRGTGIPVIAAGGFFDGRGLAAALSYGAAGVAMGTRFLLTSDSTVPDAVKRRYLEAALDGTVVTTRVDGMPHRVLRTGLVEKLEGGSPVRGLTAAVRNAAKFKHMSQMTWRSMISDGLAMRHGKELTWSQVVMAANTPMLLKAGLVDGNTDAGVLASGQVAGILEDLPSCAELIDSIVRDAIAHLKAATALIEEPSAVD from the coding sequence ATGAAGTTGCGCACGCCGCTGACCGAGCTGGTCGGTGTCGAGCACCCGGTGGTGCAGACCGGGATGGGATGGGTGGCCGGCGCCCGGCTGGTCGCCGCCACGGCCAACGCGGGCGGGCTGGGCATCCTGGCTTCGGCCACCATGACGCTCGACGAGCTGGCGACGGCCATCAGCAAAGTCAAGGCCGCCACCGACAAGCCGTTCGGGGTGAATATCCGCGCCGACGCCGCCGACGCCGGCGACCGCGTCGACCTGATGATCCGCGAGGGCGTGAAGGTGGCGTCGTTCGCGCTGGCGCCCAAGCAGGAGCTGATCGCCCGGCTGAAAGAGGCAGGCGCCGTGGTGATTCCGTCGATCGGTGCGGCCAAGCACGCACGCAAGGTCGCGGCCTGGGGCGCCGACGCGATGATCGTGCAGGGCGGCGAGGGCGGCGGCCATACCGGCCCGGTCGCCACGACCCTGCTGCTGCCGTCGGTGCTGGACGCCGTGCGGGGCACCGGAATACCGGTGATCGCGGCGGGGGGATTCTTCGACGGGCGCGGGCTCGCGGCCGCGCTGAGCTACGGCGCCGCCGGCGTGGCGATGGGCACGCGCTTCCTGCTCACCTCGGATTCGACCGTGCCCGACGCGGTCAAGCGGCGCTACCTGGAGGCGGCGCTGGACGGCACCGTCGTCACGACGCGTGTCGACGGCATGCCCCACCGGGTGCTGCGCACCGGCCTGGTCGAGAAGCTCGAGGGCGGTTCGCCGGTACGGGGTCTGACCGCGGCCGTGCGCAATGCCGCCAAGTTCAAGCACATGTCGCAGATGACCTGGCGGTCGATGATCAGCGACGGCCTGGCGATGCGCCACGGCAAGGAGCTGACCTGGTCGCAGGTGGTGATGGCGGCCAACACCCCGATGTTGTTGAAGGCGGGGCTGGTTGACGGCAACACCGACGCCGGGGTGCTCGCCTCGGGCCAGGTGGCGGGCATCCTCGAGGACCTGCCGTCGTGCGCCGAGCTGATCGACTCGATCGTGCGCGACGCGATAGCTCACTTGAAGGCCGCGACGGCACTGATCGAAGAACCGTCAGCGGTGGACTAA
- the ipdB gene encoding cholesterol ring-cleaving hydrolase subunit IpdB, translating to MSSTRAEVCAVACAELFRDAGEIMVSPMTNMASVGARLARLTFSPDILLTDGEAQLLADTPALGKTGHVEGWMPFGRVFETLTWGRRHVVMGANQVDRFGNQNISAFGPLQHPTRQMFGLRGAPGNAINHATSYWVGNHSKRVFCEKVDIVCGIGWDNVDPDNPAFRFANTYRVVSNLGVFDFGGPERTMRAVSLHPGVSPDDVREATSFEVHGVDEAGETRLPTDEELRVIREVIDPKSLRDREIRS from the coding sequence GTGAGCAGCACCCGCGCCGAAGTGTGCGCAGTCGCCTGCGCCGAACTGTTTCGGGATGCGGGCGAGATCATGGTCAGCCCGATGACGAACATGGCGTCGGTCGGTGCGCGACTGGCGCGGTTGACCTTCTCGCCGGACATCCTGCTGACCGACGGCGAGGCGCAGCTGCTGGCCGACACCCCGGCCCTGGGCAAGACCGGGCACGTCGAGGGCTGGATGCCGTTCGGGCGGGTCTTCGAAACGCTGACCTGGGGGCGGCGGCACGTGGTGATGGGCGCCAATCAGGTTGACCGCTTTGGCAATCAGAACATCTCGGCATTCGGTCCGCTGCAGCACCCGACCAGGCAGATGTTCGGCCTGCGGGGCGCGCCGGGCAACGCGATCAACCACGCCACCAGCTACTGGGTGGGCAACCATTCCAAGCGGGTGTTCTGCGAGAAGGTCGACATCGTCTGCGGAATCGGCTGGGACAACGTGGACCCCGACAATCCGGCGTTCCGCTTCGCCAACACCTACCGGGTCGTCTCCAACCTCGGAGTGTTCGACTTCGGCGGGCCCGAGCGCACCATGCGTGCGGTGTCCCTGCATCCCGGGGTGTCGCCCGACGACGTCCGCGAGGCCACGTCGTTCGAGGTGCACGGCGTGGACGAGGCCGGCGAGACAAGGCTGCCGACCGACGAAGAGCTCCGGGTCATCCGCGAGGTGATCGACCCGAAGTCCCTGCGCGACCGAGAGATACGTTCATGA
- the ipdA gene encoding cholesterol ring-cleaving hydrolase subunit IpdA, which produces MSDKRTTLDEAVAQLRSGMTIGIGGWGSRRKPMAFVRALLRTDITDLTVVTYGGPDLGLLCSAGKVKRVYYGFVSLDSPPFYDPWFAKARTSGAIEAREMDEGMLRCGLQAAAQRLPFLPIRAGLGSSVPDFWEGELQTVTSPYPAPGGGHETLIAMPALRLDAAFAHLNLGDAQGNAAYTGIDPYFDDLFLMAADKRFLSLERIVSTEELVKAVPPQALLVNRMMVDSVVEAPGGAHFTTAAPDYGRDEKFQRHYAEAASTEDGWQQFVATYLSGTEDDYQAAVHAFAEEAAK; this is translated from the coding sequence TTGAGCGACAAGAGAACCACCTTGGACGAGGCCGTGGCGCAGTTGCGCAGCGGCATGACGATCGGCATCGGCGGCTGGGGATCGCGGCGCAAACCCATGGCGTTCGTGCGCGCCCTGCTGCGCACCGACATCACCGACCTGACGGTGGTCACCTACGGCGGACCGGATCTGGGGCTGCTGTGCTCGGCCGGCAAGGTCAAGCGCGTCTACTACGGCTTCGTCTCGCTGGACTCGCCGCCCTTCTACGACCCCTGGTTCGCCAAGGCCCGCACCAGCGGCGCCATCGAGGCTCGGGAGATGGACGAGGGCATGCTGCGGTGTGGCCTGCAGGCCGCCGCGCAACGCCTGCCGTTCCTGCCGATCCGGGCCGGGCTGGGCAGTTCGGTCCCGGACTTCTGGGAGGGCGAGCTGCAGACGGTGACCAGCCCGTATCCGGCACCCGGGGGCGGGCACGAGACGCTGATCGCGATGCCGGCGCTGCGTCTAGACGCCGCGTTCGCACACCTCAATCTCGGTGACGCGCAAGGCAATGCGGCCTACACCGGGATCGACCCCTACTTCGACGACCTGTTTCTGATGGCCGCCGACAAGCGCTTCCTGTCGCTGGAGCGCATCGTCTCCACCGAGGAGTTGGTCAAGGCCGTCCCCCCGCAGGCGCTGCTGGTGAACCGGATGATGGTCGACTCCGTGGTGGAGGCTCCGGGAGGCGCCCACTTCACCACTGCCGCACCGGATTACGGCCGTGATGAGAAGTTCCAACGGCATTACGCCGAGGCCGCCTCGACCGAAGACGGGTGGCAGCAGTTCGTCGCGACCTACCTGTCGGGCACCGAGGACGACTACCAGGCCGCGGTTCACGCGTTCGCAGAGGAGGCCGCCAAGTGA
- the echA20 gene encoding (7aS)-7a-methyl-1,5-dioxo-2,3,5,6,7,7a-hexahydro-1H-indene-carboxyl-CoA hydrolase, with amino-acid sequence MPITSTITEPGIVAVTVDFPPVNAIPSHGWFELADTITAAGHDPETHVVILRAEGRGFNAGVDIKEMQRTEGFTALIDANRGCFAAFRAVYECAVPVVAAVNGFCVGGGIGLVGNSDVIVASDDATFRLPEVERGALGAATHLSRLVPQHLMRRLFFTAATVDAATLHHFGSVHEVVPRDELDEAALRVARDIAVKDTRVIRAAKEALNLIDVQRVNSSYRMEQGFTFELNLAGVADEHRDAFAGTTKGEKS; translated from the coding sequence TTGCCCATCACATCCACAATCACCGAACCGGGCATCGTCGCGGTTACCGTCGACTTCCCGCCCGTCAACGCCATCCCGTCGCACGGCTGGTTCGAACTGGCCGACACCATCACCGCGGCCGGCCACGATCCCGAGACCCACGTGGTGATCCTGCGCGCCGAGGGCCGCGGCTTCAACGCCGGGGTCGACATCAAGGAGATGCAGCGCACCGAGGGATTCACCGCGCTGATCGATGCCAACCGCGGCTGCTTCGCCGCGTTCCGCGCGGTCTACGAGTGCGCGGTGCCCGTCGTCGCCGCTGTGAACGGGTTCTGCGTCGGCGGCGGCATCGGGCTGGTCGGTAACTCCGACGTCATCGTGGCCTCCGACGACGCCACCTTCCGGCTGCCGGAGGTGGAACGCGGCGCCCTCGGCGCGGCGACGCACCTGTCGCGACTCGTTCCGCAGCACCTGATGCGGCGGCTGTTCTTCACCGCGGCCACCGTGGACGCCGCCACCCTGCATCACTTCGGTTCGGTGCACGAGGTGGTGCCGCGTGACGAGCTGGACGAGGCCGCGCTGCGCGTCGCGCGCGACATCGCCGTCAAGGACACCCGCGTCATCCGGGCGGCCAAAGAGGCGCTTAACCTGATCGACGTGCAACGCGTCAACTCGAGTTATCGCATGGAGCAAGGGTTTACGTTCGAGCTCAATCTGGCCGGGGTCGCCGACGAGCACCGCGACGCGTTCGCCGGCACGACGAAGGGCGAGAAGTCTTGA
- a CDS encoding SDR family oxidoreductase has product MTRAEASDAINLGLAGRVVLVTGGVRGVGAGISSVFAEQGAIVVTCARREVEGLPYEFHSCDVRDDDAVKGLIGTIVDRHGRLDVVVNNAGGSPYVLTAESSAKFNRKIIELNLIGALSVSQHANTHMQSQQRGGSIINICSLSGRRPSPGTGAYGAAKAGLESLTQTLAVEWGPKVRVNACVVGMVETEQSELFYGDADSIAAISKNVPLGRLAKPEDIGWAAAFLASDVASYISGASLEVHGGGEPPHYLATTNASAIK; this is encoded by the coding sequence GTGACTCGCGCCGAAGCATCCGACGCCATCAACTTGGGGCTGGCCGGGCGGGTGGTTCTCGTCACCGGCGGTGTCCGCGGTGTGGGGGCCGGCATCAGCTCCGTTTTCGCCGAGCAGGGCGCCATCGTCGTCACCTGCGCGCGACGCGAGGTCGAGGGCCTGCCCTATGAATTCCACTCCTGCGATGTCCGCGACGACGACGCCGTCAAGGGCTTGATCGGCACCATTGTGGACCGGCACGGGCGGCTCGACGTCGTCGTCAACAACGCCGGGGGATCGCCCTACGTGCTGACCGCAGAGTCCAGCGCCAAGTTCAACCGCAAGATCATCGAACTCAATCTGATTGGCGCGCTGTCGGTTTCGCAACACGCGAACACTCACATGCAAAGCCAGCAGCGGGGTGGGTCGATCATCAACATCTGCAGTCTCAGCGGCCGGCGGCCGAGCCCGGGCACCGGCGCCTACGGGGCCGCCAAGGCGGGCCTGGAAAGCCTCACGCAGACGCTGGCGGTGGAGTGGGGTCCGAAGGTCCGGGTGAACGCCTGCGTGGTCGGCATGGTGGAAACCGAGCAGTCCGAGCTGTTCTACGGCGACGCCGACTCCATCGCCGCGATCTCGAAGAATGTGCCGCTCGGGCGGCTGGCCAAGCCTGAGGACATCGGGTGGGCCGCAGCATTTCTGGCGTCCGACGTGGCGTCCTACATCAGCGGAGCCTCGTTAGAGGTGCACGGCGGCGGCGAGCCGCCGCACTATCTGGCCACCACGAACGCCAGCGCGATCAAGTAG
- a CDS encoding SDR family oxidoreductase yields the protein MGVVDGRVVIVTGAGGGIGRAHALAFAEEGARVVVNDIGVGLDGSPAGGGSAAQSVVDEITAAGGEAVADGSNIADWDQAASLIQTAVENFGGLDVLVNNAGIVRDRMMANTSEEEFDAVIAVHLKGHFATMRHAASYWRGLSKEGKTVDARIINTSSGAGLQGSVGQGNYSAAKAGIAALTLVGAAEMGRYGVTVNAIAPSARTRMTETVFAEMMATQDQDFDAMAPENISPLVVWLGSAESRDVTGKVFEVEGGKIRVAEGWAHGPEIDKGARWDPAELGRVVADLLAKARRPVPVYGA from the coding sequence ATGGGAGTGGTTGACGGCCGCGTCGTCATCGTCACCGGAGCGGGCGGCGGGATCGGTCGCGCGCACGCGCTGGCCTTCGCCGAAGAGGGTGCGCGCGTGGTGGTCAACGACATCGGGGTGGGCCTGGACGGCTCACCGGCCGGCGGCGGCAGCGCCGCCCAGAGCGTCGTCGACGAAATCACCGCAGCCGGTGGCGAAGCCGTCGCCGACGGATCCAACATCGCGGATTGGGACCAGGCGGCGAGTCTGATCCAGACCGCTGTCGAAAACTTCGGCGGGCTGGACGTTTTGGTGAACAACGCCGGCATCGTGCGCGACCGGATGATGGCCAACACCAGCGAAGAGGAGTTCGACGCCGTCATCGCCGTGCACCTCAAGGGGCACTTCGCCACGATGCGCCACGCCGCGTCGTACTGGCGCGGGCTGTCCAAAGAGGGCAAAACCGTTGACGCCCGGATCATTAACACGAGTTCGGGTGCCGGGCTGCAGGGCAGCGTCGGGCAGGGCAACTACAGCGCCGCCAAGGCCGGCATCGCGGCGCTGACCTTGGTCGGCGCCGCCGAGATGGGGCGCTACGGCGTCACCGTCAATGCCATCGCGCCCTCGGCGCGCACCCGGATGACCGAGACCGTGTTCGCCGAGATGATGGCGACGCAGGACCAGGATTTCGACGCCATGGCCCCGGAAAACATTTCCCCGCTGGTGGTTTGGCTGGGCAGCGCCGAATCACGCGACGTCACCGGCAAGGTGTTCGAGGTCGAGGGCGGCAAGATTCGCGTCGCCGAGGGCTGGGCGCACGGGCCGGAGATCGACAAGGGCGCGAGGTGGGATCCCGCCGAACTGGGGCGCGTTGTCGCCGATCTGCTCGCCAAGGCGCGCCGGCCGGTCCCGGTCTACGGCGCCTAG
- a CDS encoding nitroreductase family deazaflavin-dependent oxidoreductase — translation MPKPKPRSLNAPWVGFIIKWMAKGNTWIYKRSNGKFGGTFQKAPVALLTTTGRKTGEPRVSPLLYLREGNRVILVASKGGSDKNPLWYLNLKANPKVSVQIKDEVLQLQARDATEAERAEYWPKLDAMYPSFGDYRAWTDRVIPVVICDPLA, via the coding sequence ATGCCCAAACCGAAGCCACGATCACTGAATGCCCCCTGGGTCGGCTTCATCATCAAATGGATGGCCAAAGGCAACACGTGGATCTATAAGCGCAGCAACGGAAAATTCGGTGGCACCTTCCAGAAGGCCCCCGTTGCGCTGCTCACGACCACGGGCCGCAAGACCGGCGAACCGCGGGTGAGCCCGCTGCTCTATCTGCGCGAAGGAAACCGGGTGATCCTGGTCGCCTCCAAAGGTGGCAGCGACAAAAACCCGCTGTGGTACCTCAACCTCAAGGCCAATCCCAAAGTCTCCGTCCAGATCAAGGACGAGGTGCTGCAGCTGCAGGCCCGCGATGCCACCGAGGCGGAACGCGCCGAGTACTGGCCGAAGTTGGACGCCATGTATCCCTCGTTCGGCGACTACCGGGCCTGGACCGATCGGGTCATCCCCGTTGTCATCTGCGACCCCTTGGCCTAA
- a CDS encoding steroid 3-ketoacyl-CoA thiolase: MGNPVIVEATRSPIGKRNGWLSGLHATELLGAVQKALVEKAGIDAGDVEQVIGGCVTQFGEQSNNISRVSWLVAGLPEHVGAMTVDCQCGSGQQANGLVAGLIAAGAIDIGIACGIEAMSRVGLGANAGPDRTVLRPASWDIDLPDQFTAAERIAKRRGITREDIDEFGLASQTKAKQAWEEGRFDREISPIEAPALDENKQPTSERVTISRDQGLRETTLSGLSALKPVLEGGIHTAGTSSQISDGAAAVLWMDEDKAKALGLKPRARIVSQALVGAEPYYHLDGPVQSTAKVLEKAGMKMGDIDITEINEAFASVVLSWARVHDPDMAKVNVNGGAIALGHPVGSTGSRLITTALHELERSDQTTALITMCAGGALSTGTIIERI, encoded by the coding sequence ATGGGTAACCCTGTCATCGTTGAAGCCACTCGTAGCCCAATCGGCAAGCGGAACGGATGGCTATCCGGCCTGCACGCTACCGAGCTGTTGGGCGCGGTCCAGAAGGCGCTGGTCGAGAAGGCCGGCATCGACGCCGGCGACGTCGAACAAGTGATCGGCGGCTGCGTGACACAGTTCGGCGAGCAGTCCAACAACATCAGCCGGGTCAGTTGGCTCGTCGCCGGGCTGCCGGAACACGTCGGCGCGATGACCGTGGACTGCCAGTGCGGCAGCGGGCAGCAGGCCAACGGCCTGGTCGCCGGTCTGATCGCCGCGGGTGCCATCGACATCGGCATCGCGTGCGGAATCGAGGCCATGAGCCGCGTCGGGCTCGGCGCCAACGCCGGTCCCGACCGCACCGTCCTGCGGCCCGCGTCGTGGGACATCGATCTGCCCGACCAGTTCACCGCGGCCGAGCGGATCGCCAAGCGGCGCGGCATCACCCGTGAAGACATCGACGAGTTCGGCCTGGCGTCCCAGACCAAGGCCAAGCAGGCCTGGGAAGAAGGCCGCTTCGACCGCGAGATCTCCCCCATCGAGGCGCCGGCGCTCGACGAGAACAAGCAACCGACGTCCGAGCGCGTCACCATCAGCCGTGACCAGGGCCTGCGCGAAACCACGCTGTCGGGCCTGTCCGCGCTGAAGCCGGTCCTCGAGGGCGGAATCCACACGGCGGGAACGTCATCGCAGATCTCCGACGGCGCCGCGGCCGTGCTGTGGATGGACGAGGACAAGGCCAAGGCGCTCGGCCTGAAGCCACGCGCCCGCATCGTCAGCCAGGCGCTGGTCGGGGCCGAACCGTACTACCACCTGGACGGACCGGTGCAGTCGACGGCGAAGGTGCTGGAGAAGGCCGGGATGAAGATGGGCGACATCGACATCACCGAAATCAACGAGGCATTCGCGTCGGTGGTGCTGTCGTGGGCACGGGTGCATGACCCGGACATGGCCAAGGTCAATGTCAATGGCGGGGCCATCGCGCTGGGCCACCCGGTCGGCAGCACCGGCAGTCGGCTGATCACCACCGCGCTGCACGAGCTGGAGCGCTCCGACCAGACCACCGCGCTGATCACGATGTGCGCTGGCGGCGCCCTGTCGACCGGCACCATCATCGAGCGCATCTAG